In the genome of Crassaminicella thermophila, the window AGTTTGTTGTAGTTGCTCCTTATGATTTAAATGAGTGTAAGAATCTTGCTCAAAACTTAAGGAAAACAATTGAATCATATCATTTTATAAATAATGTACCAGTAAGTATAACTACGGGCATAGCTGGATGGAAAGTTGGAAAAAATGTCAACCATAATTTTAGAAATATTATAAATATCATGAATGCAGCTAGTTTAGCATCTACAAAAGCGAAAAAGGAAGAAGATGGATTATCTGTAGCAGAGAGTTTTGAAATTATTGATATTGCATAAATATGAATAAAAAGCAACCTTTTGGTTGCTTTTTATTAAAGGAACCAAATAAGCATGTTTAAACATCAAACCAAAGCTCAAATTGATCTTTGTTTTTGATACTAGTCAATATCCTGTCTTTTGCTTTTGGTGCATGCTTATAGATATGGAGCATCAAATTCTTTGTATCCTCTCTAGCTGTTTGTTTATCAACAGGACATGGACTTTTCACAATAGGAATAGAATGTCTTTTTGATGCAGCTAGAATTTGATGTTCACTAACGTATACCAAAGGTCTAATTACTTTTATGTTTCTATCTTCTAAATAAGTTTTTGGTAAGAAAGTTTTTATACGTCCATTATAAAGCATATTCATAAATAAAGTTTCTATGGTATCTTCTTTATTATGGCCTAACGCCAGGACGTTTAATCCCCTATTTTGCATAACATTATACAAAGCGCCGCGCCGCATATTAGCACAAAGAGAGCAAGGATTCTTTTCTTTTCGTAAATCGAAGACGATTTTGCCAATATGAGTATTTTCTATGGTATATGGAACTTTTATCTTATTGCAAAAGTCTTTTAAAGGAGTAAAATTAAAATTTTCAAATCCCATAGAAATTGTAACTGCTTCAAGGTGATATTTAACGGGACTAAATTTTTGAAATAATTTTAGGGCATAAAGTAGTGTCATACTATCCTTACCACCAGACAAACCTACGGCTATTTGATCATTTTCATTGATTAAATTAAATTCTGATACTGCTTTTCTTAAATTCCCAAGTATTTTTTTCACGGATGAAAACCCTTTCTAAAAATAATGTTGTAATTATTATATTATACATAATAAAAGACAATGGCAATAATAATTTTGCTATTGTCATATATTATGTTTATAAAAAACTTTGTTTTAAAAAGGAGAATTTTGTATAATAATGGTTAAGGTGGAAATTATGGATCTTGAAGAAAGAATAAAGAATATTTTACAAACTATGGGTTGAAGTTTATTTGTCGTTTTAATTTAAGCATTTTAGGAGGTCAATATGCAATTTAACTTAAATAATTTCTTGTTTTCATTATCTTATGCTTTAGACTTTGTAGAGATGGATATTTTAGGCGTAGCATCAAACCATTCAAAAAGAGTTGCTTATATTGCATATAAATTAGGTGGAGTATTAGGGCTAAATCAAGAAGAACTTTTTGATTTAGTTTCTTTATCTATATTGCATGACAATGGAGCGAGTCAAAAAGTTTTGCATGATA includes:
- a CDS encoding tRNA 2-thiocytidine biosynthesis TtcA family protein, yielding MKKILGNLRKAVSEFNLINENDQIAVGLSGGKDSMTLLYALKLFQKFSPVKYHLEAVTISMGFENFNFTPLKDFCNKIKVPYTIENTHIGKIVFDLRKEKNPCSLCANMRRGALYNVMQNRGLNVLALGHNKEDTIETLFMNMLYNGRIKTFLPKTYLEDRNIKVIRPLVYVSEHQILAASKRHSIPIVKSPCPVDKQTAREDTKNLMLHIYKHAPKAKDRILTSIKNKDQFELWFDV